From one Bradyrhizobium sp. Ash2021 genomic stretch:
- a CDS encoding transglutaminase-like cysteine peptidase — protein MLFRGQGKGLAVVAVLLMSVSMSVSAKAGDALYASLGETTRSPIGWVEFCAENPGECRGGASQPRDIVMSQTAWRDLLRVNKWVNETVKPITDMDHWGVIEKWSLPTDGYGDCEDYVLLKRKMLIDAGWPREALLITVVRDKKGEGHAVLTVKTDKGEFVLDNQNESVVAWTETGYRFVKRQSQSDPNVWVSLGDNRPAVSTASSR, from the coding sequence ATGTTGTTCAGGGGACAGGGGAAGGGACTGGCGGTCGTCGCCGTCCTGCTAATGAGTGTTTCAATGAGTGTCTCGGCGAAAGCCGGCGACGCACTCTATGCCAGCCTTGGCGAGACCACACGTTCGCCGATCGGCTGGGTCGAATTCTGCGCCGAGAATCCCGGCGAGTGCCGCGGCGGTGCGTCACAGCCGCGCGACATCGTGATGTCGCAGACGGCATGGCGGGATCTGCTGCGGGTCAACAAATGGGTCAACGAAACCGTCAAGCCGATCACCGACATGGATCATTGGGGCGTGATCGAGAAATGGTCGTTGCCGACGGATGGCTACGGCGATTGCGAGGACTACGTGCTGCTGAAGCGCAAGATGCTGATCGACGCCGGCTGGCCGCGGGAAGCGCTGCTGATCACGGTGGTGCGCGACAAGAAGGGCGAAGGCCACGCGGTGCTGACCGTGAAAACCGACAAGGGCGAGTTTGTCCTCGACAACCAGAACGAAAGCGTCGTGGCCTGGACCGAGACCGGCTACCGCTTCGTAAAGCGTCAGTCGCAGAGCGATCCAAACGTGTGGGTCTCGCTCGGTGACAACCGTCCGGCGGTCTCCACCGCCAGCTCCCGCTAA